ttttatattatataaactataaataaaatgaatgtaCAAGGCATTCCTTTTATGACACCTTTctaattaaacaaacaaaacctttttctttttagattttataagaattatctaatttcaattttgattttataagaattatctaatttcaattttgatctttataatatatttaaatttaaattttagtatttcaaTTTTGTAATGCCAGTTTAAGTATTTcattctaattaaaatctaatatacATGTGTTCAAATACAtagccttttattttattttttagattatatggCCAATTTTAGTTTTGGTCGGATTCATTTACACtagtgtaaaattaaaatagtttttacatcctttcctatttttttgtacaattaatattttagtaatttaactATTGAATTGttcgatatttctatcatattgatctaaaatactctatatattaatatatgttcaatatttgtattttttacataaaataaatagttagaaaagtttaatttatatcaaactTGATATGCATAAtcgtatgaataaaatattaaattcaatggTTGGATTGCTAAAATATTAATCGAATAAAAGATACAAAATGGTGTAAAACTACTTTAGTTTTACACCACTTTCGTAAATAGATCCCTcctatttgaaatttaatatctacactttaaatttttgacataatttgatacCTCAACTTTTATGATGTCATTATTAGTCTAAACACTTTATTCTTATTAGAATGTTGATGTACACATGTCAAAATATATagccttttactttttaattttttgagatTATATAGCAATGGTCAATTTTCAACTTTAGCCCCTATGCTAtgctcaaaattgaaatttaatgtttatacttaatttttatatgatttggcaCTCCAACTTTTttaatgtcattagttagtctaaataccTTGCTTTGATTAAAATGCTATCGTAAACTTTTAAGAATTACTAACACTGTTAAAATTctctattaaattaaattttattgcaatatttttttgttacatgaaaaatttttaacaatattaacaactgaacttaaaattttaaatttaaaaaataaaatattaaaattaatttcaaatatagaAATTATACATGAGCTTATAACATATTTttgactttgaaatttttattctattgtTTCTTGTCTAAAACATTAATTGACCCAATACAAAGTATGAGtagtttaatttaacttttgttaaaaatggcATGCCAACACTGACATCGAAAAATAATGCCACATCTCGCCTGTTTATATTCTTAGAGGGTGCTCGTGAGACTTTGGAATAAACTATAGTTTAAATACCACTtaccaataaaaaataataccacttaaaacaaaatgtttaaatgaaaatgCGTAGTGCTAACTATATTCTTGACTTGGGCATGAAAATTGGAACTTGCACTTCCAAAAAGGAATTAGCTACtctttttaagtattttttttgtatttgtatATTTCTCAACCATTGTTTGGGTTCGAATTTAGTAAGTCTTTTtatattagggtttaaatttttggtttaattttaaaaaatttaatattagttttaaatttgataattattctCACACAAGGACCTAAATGTTTTTACTCAAATTAGTTCTTTAACTTAACAATTTTTCTACATAAGGGCCTAAACTTTTTGGTCCAAGTTAGATCCTAATCATAGTAATTGTTCCCATGTTAGGACTtgaattttttgtccaaattaatttttgatatttatttttaaaaaatagaacaaaaaaaaatcgaatctCAAGAACAAATACCAAGtacaaaactaatttaataaaaaaaaagagaggttAAAGCCCAATGTAGAAGCCATCGACGAAATCAAGCTCTAAAGGATGGATTAGCCTTTTTATTTATAGTAAGccctttgttttttcttttttgtacttTTCATATTCGTTTTATGGTTCATATTTAGTATTTGAGGTTATCTTTTCTAATAATATCATCTTTAATATTTGAATCTCGTTCTCCCACTAGAGTGTCATGTATCTTGTCACTGCActcaatatttattaatatattaaatcctttattgaaacttcaaaaataatgttgaaatcttattattatcattttctccctttatttatatcatatacaaaaagaattatttacaaattcacaaaattctttaatttttcaatagaataatgactattttgattggtttgcaataattttcttttattttttatatttgaattggtCCCCGAAATAAATACCGAAATCCACTGGCAGCGAAGccattttgaaaattgaggCAATTAGAAAAGTAAAATGGCAGAGTTTGAAGGCGGACGCGTCGCCAACCCACCCCATAGGGGAAATAATTGCAACCATTTCAACACACGAATTGGAATTGTTGGCTTCGCATGCTTTTCTGGAAGCGGCCCGCACACCAAGTCACCCTCATTTCAATTCTCCTCTTTTTTGTGTTTGTATTTTTCTTCCTTCGTTTATAGACTTCCCATATGGTACATACATACATTCACGGGTTCGACAAATTAGCCTCAGATGGGACCTATCTTTggataaggttttttttttttttccttctttttttaatttagatactTCATCTCGGTccaattcattattttataaaaatatatataaacactaGAATTCATGACTgggtgaaaataaattaatttattacattttttattatttcaaattataaaataatattagaagtAAAATTGGATTATTGAAATGTGAAGGTATCTATCTTGTAGTAgttagttattttttaaaattaaaaatctaaactcttttcattaaattttaagtaatattattgattgaattagtatagacttaattttttatacatataaactcAGTTAGTCCTTTGAATATTAAagcataaattattataatattttgtttttaacaataaatcgagaatattaaataaagatttaattaaatagtaaaatataattattaaaatttatatcgtTAATCGAGGATATTACAATATCataaaaatgtgaatttgaatACGTTTTATGGATGAATTACGAGTAGACATATGGTAATAAATTAGGTAAagaatttaaaaggaaaaaagtcaAATCACACTTTTATATGTAGAActctaaatttaaaagttttagctAACcgacttattttaaatttgatatatatcTACCTTCTCACtcttaatatgataaaaatctGAATTTTTAAGACCGatttaatttatgcataacTAATAAGGTTTTTGGTATAATTTTGCACCTGATTTATGTGATTTTCGAactttgaaatttagtcttttgtttttaatttcatgaatttaactttttcttgtttttattacCAATTGgcctttaatttttgaatcgaatatcaaaatttcatatattcatatttaacgTAAATTCATTAATAGTGTCACCTTAATTTTTAAAGGGCTTAAGGGTAAGAAAAGcccttaataaaaaaataaaaatgcaattaaaCTCTTAAGAAAAAAGTTCATCCTATTGAGCTTTTAGTGACCCCTCGAAAAATCAACTAGGTCCTTCTGTTAACGAAAATCATTAGTTAACCGATTTAActgtttatttttgttgacATGACAAACGACGCTGATATGgcatgccacatcaacaaaaaaattaataaaattgtgcACTAACGTGGCATGCCATGTTATgaagaaaaatctaaaattaataaaaaatatatgtacatcTAGAATGAACCTGGATACTCATTTGTCTAGATTCAGTCAAGATGAgtacaaaactataatttttttaaaaaaaattataaaaagatgtTAGCATGCCACTCGACAcagataatttttaaaaaaatttgttgacGTGGCATGCCACGCACATCATGTTAGCATGCTATGACAGTGTTGTTTGTCATATCTAACAAAGTTAAAGGTCAAATCGATCAATTGACGGTTCATATTAACGGAAAGGCCTAATTAATTTTCGGGgccttttttcttaaatttttatgttttgaaattgacaaataaaaggaataaaagtaaaaaaaatctgaaatgtATAGTGACcacaaacaaatttaaaccTAGTGTTTCACACGCAGGATGTTTGATATTGGTCGAATATTTGATGgttattcatatttttcttatgaCCTTTGAAGATTAATCCAAATAATTCCTTTAAGGTTTATGGTTCTTAAAATGCGTACACACGGCTTAAACTTGTatcattaaaaattgacatttatgctattattcattaattttcaatataaaataatttaaatatagaaaaacacACTAACCAGGGTTTGGTGTCCCACAAAGTTTCTATTCTTAGAAATAATCTTCAGTCATTGTCTGATAATCTTCACCAAACTTCGCATTAAAGGACATGAACATGGTTTCTATTCATTTATTTCCACCAAACGGCTCAAGCAGTAAAACAAAACTTCCCTGAAATAATTACCATTGTCCCCGTTTTTAATATATAGACTAACTAAACACACggggaaaattacaaaaaagggTGTTTGACCGGCGCCATGGAAGCTTGCTTCCTGTAAGTTTCTCCCTGTTTGACTGTTggctgtatatatatataaagaagcTCATTTCTTTGAAATGACAAAACGAAAACATTTGTAAAGAGATGAAATACTTGTCTGAAAATCTTTAGACagatcttctttttcttcatctctTTCTTGCATGCGACTATTTGTTTCGAGTTTTTTAGTAGTTAATTCACAGTAGAAGAACCTGTTTTCGATCCTTGTTTTTATAAAGCCAAAGTTGTTCAGATTTGTAACGTAGAGGAAGAGGAGGGGGAAAAATGAGGAACGATGATGGGAGAGGAGCTTATTCGGAGAACAATTCCGACACAGAAAGCATAGCAAGCGACAGGGCGACGTTTAGTGGACCATTGGTCTTAGGTGGCGGCGGCGGCGGTGTTTCTAACAAAAAATCTTCGAAAAAGAGTACAAGATTCAACCTTCCACCGGAAATCACCATGGCCAAGACTAACTCAACACGCAGCGCTGCTAGTTTGGCCGGCGCTGACAATGATGACAGTTACGTTGAAATCACCCTCGACATCCGAGACGATTCCGTGGCGGTTCACAGCGTTCAAGGCGCCGGTGGTGGAAACGAAGACCCAGAGTTGGCGTTGCTAGCTAAGAAAACTTTGGAGAACAAGTCGGCTTCGTTTCGTTCATATTTGTTGAGGAACACGTCGAATCGAATTAAACAGGTTTCTCAGGAGCTGAAACAAGTTCTTTCGAGAAGACCATCTAACACCGGCCGGAGGTTCGACAGGACTAAATCGGCGGCAGCTCATGCCTTGAAAGGGCTCAAGTTTATCACCACCAAAACTGGGGGCTCCGGCAACGGTTGGTCTTCCGTCGAGAAGCGATTCAATGACTTGACCGCCTCTACGAATGGCGTTCTTCACCAATCCCAATTCGCCGAATGCATCGGTGCGTACTTCACGATCGAAACAAGCAAAAAAAGAAGTAACTTTATGCAGAAGATCAAAAGTTTTAcgaattttcttctttatttttaaaatacaggAATGAACCAGTCTAAAGAATTCGCCACTGAGCTGTTTCAAGCGCTAGCTCGGAGACATAATGTAACCGGAGACTCAATCAACAAAATACAGCTCAAACAGTTCTGGGATCAGATTTCCGACGAAAGCTTTGACTCTAGACTCCAAACTTTCTTTGACATGTAAAATTTTCTCCCTCAAAATCTGATGAACTGAAAGCAAAAtcccatttttttttactaagtTAAAGCTGTAATTATGCAGGGTTGACAAAGACGCTGATGGAAGAATAACAGAAGAAGAAGTCAGAGAGGTAGGAATCAACATTCAACTaacttgaaatgaaaatattttcttaacaTTTACGTaacttttaatatatgtatatatttttctaacgaatgaattattttatattgtagATCATCAGTCTCAGCGCTTCTGCCAACAAACTTTCAACCATTCAGAAACAGGCCGAAGAATATGCTGCTTTGATCATGGAAGAACTTGATCCAGATAATGCCGGATACATCATGGTAAATCGACACTCCCCAAAGACATATCTTTGTTTTGTTCCATGCCGTCTTTGTTTCCCAAGCttactgtttttctttttggtttgaACAGATTTATAACCTGGAAACTCTATTATTACAAGCTCCAAATCAATCTGTCAGGGTCGGGGATAGTCGGATACTGAGTCAAATGTTAAGCCAGAAACTCAAGCCAACTCAAGAGAACAACCCAATTAAAAGGTTGTACCAGAAGACTAAGTACTTCATATTGGATAACTGGCAAAGGATCTGGGTTATGATGTTGTGGCTCGGCATTGTTGGGGGCCTATTCGCGTATAAGTTCGTGCAGTACCGGAACAAGGCCGCTTTCGATGTGATGGGATACTGTGTTTGCATTGCTAAAGGAGGTGCAGAGACTCTTAAGTTCAACATGGCTTTGATTTTACTACCAGTGTGTCGAAACACCATTACTTGGCTTCGAAACAAGACTAAAATGGGCGTTGTTGTTCCTTTTGATGACAATTTGAACTTCCACAAGGTAAGTCGTAGTGTCCTTCTATTGACAATCAAACTTGTACTTAATTCTCAACATCATGTAATGTAATGTAACATAATTGCAGGTTATTGCGGTTGGGATTACGGTTGGGGTGATCCTACACGGAGGTGCGCATTTAACCTGTGATTTCCCGAGGCTTCTTCATGCCACAGAAGAAGAATATGAACCAATGGAAACTTACTTTGGGGAGGACCAACCTTCAAACTACTGGTGGTTTGTGAAGGGAGTGGAAGGTGTAACAGGCATTATAATGGTGGTGCTAATGGCTATTGCCTTCACACTAGCCACTCCTTGGTTCAGGCGCAACAAACTGAACCTCCCCAAGTTCCTTAAGAAGCTCACCGGATTTAACGCGTTCTGGTATTCGCATCACCTTTTCATTATCGTCTACGCTCTCCTCATCGTTCATGGTTATTATCTCTATTTGACCAAGACATGGTACCAGAAAACAGTAAGCTTTTAATCCCTTCAATCTCTTCCTTCATTGCATATTATATCATTAGTACGATTTGGTTAACTCAATTTCCATACCTTAAATTGCAGACATGGATGTACGTAGCAGTGCCTGTTATTCTTTACGCCTGCGAAAGGTTGACTCGAGCATTTAGATCAAGTATCAAGGCAGTTAAAATTCTCAAGGTTGCTGTATATCCTGGAAATGTATTGTCACTGCATATGTCGAAGCCCCAAGGATTCAAGTACAAAAGTGGGCAATACATGTTTGTCAACTGCTCTGCAGTCTCCCAATTTGAATGGTACGTACATTCTGATCTTATGTCACTCTGACTCGGTTGTGAAGGTCGGATACGGGATCCGAGCATTGCTTCAATTCTGCATCACTTCGTAATATTTAACCCATCCAATCATCGGCTATTGCAGGCATCCATTCTCCATAACTTCAGCACCTGGAGACGACTACGTTAGTGTTCACATTCGAACTTTGGGTGATTGGACAAGGCAGCTCAAAACTGTTTTCTCTGAGGTTGTTAATGTTACTTGTCTCCAATGTTGAAACTCGAAACTGATAAATCAAGTGACTTACCTGATTTTGCTTGTGTTGGACACTAAACAGGTTTGTCAGCCTCCAGCTGCTGGAAAGAGTGGACTGCTCAGGGCAGAAGGAGACAACACTAGGTAAAATTTCCTCGTCTCGATTACATGCAACTTAAATGAATGATTAATGGATTTGCTTGTAAACATAGCAATCAAAGTTTGataatgttgtgtatgaattgatGTACAGCTTCCCGAAGATTTTGATCGACGGTCCATACGGAGCTCCGGCACAGGACTACAAGAAATACGACGTTGTTCTCCTGGTGGGGCTCGGTATCGGCGCCACTCCAATGATAAGCATTGTCAAGGACATCATCAACAACATGAGAATGGAAGATGATTCATTTCCAGGATCTGGTTTAGAGAATGGAaattacaacaacaacaacaacaagagCAAAGGGTTCAAAACAAGGAAAGCCTACTTTTACTGGGTGACAAGGGAGCAAGGCTCGTTCGAGTGGTTCAAAGGGATAATGAACGAAGTAGCCGAAATGGACGAGAAAAGGGTGATCGAGCTCCACAACTACTGCACCAGCGTTTACGAGGAAGGCGACGCTCGATCGGCTCTCATAACCATGCTTCAGTCACTTCACCATGCCAAGAACGGCGTCGACGTCGTCTCCGGAACTCGAGTGAAATCTCACTTCGCCAAGCCTAACTGGCGTCAAGTTTACAAAAGATCGCTCTACATCATCCTGACGCCAGAATTGGTCAGTCTACTTTTTTCCTTACCTTTTCACCAACCcgtttcttttttccttctaaTCTTCCGGCACCAATAGTTGATTAAATAAAGTTTATCTTTTTTGAGTGTTgtattatttattgatatggTTTTGAATTCAATGAATACTGCAGGAGTTTTCTACTGTGGGGCACCAGCACTAACCAAGGAGTTGAGACAACTGGCTTCTGATTTTTCCCACAAGACTTCAACCAAGTTCGAATTCcacaaagaaaatttttaatgaaatctcTTATACACTTTTCTAAattcattctaattttttagTTCCAAGTGAATatagctttcttttttttcttaattttccaattttttttatcactatGAGAATTGtactaaaattttctatatattaaaatttatgccTCTAGTTCAATTTTCTTCAACATTTAGCCCTtagcatttatttatatttccatttagttttaatctttttggatcattttggtcttcaacattcaaattttagtcaaattactTTTTCTTGATAAAAAGTTGAGCAaactactaaaattttaatggtattaATATAATGACTTGCATGATCTTCGTTGCTGACAtgaataatttttctaaaatttttggaacaaattggtatcaaaataacataaaaaactaattttagaGACAAGATTTATCACTAaatcgaaaatttgaaataaatttaaacctaTCCAGAAATTATTATTCATCATATTCTTAACCTAATTTGTTCAAACTAAATCTTAGGTAAGATGTGTGCGTGTGAAATACAGTTTTTCTCAATGAACTTAAAGCTTTTGACTTTATTGTGTTTGCCAAAATGACTTTTTGTAAGAAACTAAGAATTCATCCATGACATTTTTTCAATGTTCGCCACCTAATATGATGGAACAATCCATATTTGTTTCCAGCTCAGAATTATACTTGCATTGTGCAATTATTTATGACTtataaattatgattattttatgaatttttgattgatgagaaatgattgtatgaaattataattcTACGTCATCtctatctatttttaatagtagtTGAATTTTTTCAGgaggaaaaaactaaaaatcgggagaaaaaatctgatttgtcattctcctattgaACAGGTATAGGAATGACGCagaatcacaatttcataccaTCCCTTATCTTTGATTGATATAGgttctaagtttaattttttttatattttctattctttttcttttttgataaaaatgtttattttattataattaaatatattttaaacatttatttttattccattgaaaaaaaattgagtgttCAATTAAACAAAAGTAGATGGTCgagagtttaattaattataataataattgggTTCAAGGGTTTTAAGTAAATTCTTTGAAGTATAAAGTGTATAATCAATTTCaactaaaatacaaatttgagaaaatataaatttaatggGAAGTTGGGACTGCAAGTGGCATAATTCCCCACTTTCTGTGGTGCACCAAAGTCAAAAGAAATAGTGCCCACACACAAACCCATTATAATTTTGGAAACACTATGATTGAAAGGATAGTATAAatggataaaatataaaaatagtcaattttttttattatctcagattacattttagttatttacatttgaaatgttatgttttaatcatttaaattattttttgttacaaaGTGATTACTCTACCGTTAAATTTCATTACCTTCTTAACGGtagtcctacgtggcagtccaaataggttttaaatgCAAACTTAGATGTCCAGCTGTTGGgatgaaaatatgtatttaattaaataaatttaatttagactgCCACGTAAGACagccgttagggaggtaacggagcttaacggtagagtgatcacttcgtaatatttcaaacataagtgactaaaatgtaatctgatgtaaacaaaagtgactatttttataatttaccctatatattttcacaaacaaaaatattttacattaacGTGCATTCTTTCAAAAGTTAAATCCAattgacatttttataaaataaaatctaatatccTCAATTTAATGTTTTGGGTATTTGAGAATGCCCCAAAAAccaccaaaaatgaaaaaaaaaaaacgcaaAGTGTGTGCCATTATGAAAAACAAGTAAGAAGAGGAGTTGTGTTTGGAGACGTTGATGGTGGGTTACATTTCCACTAATTTGTGTAGTACACATTTAGAATATCAAATCTTGTCCCCTACCAGTTTCTAGAATCATAACATTGTAAGAAAATTCAACATACATATTGTGTTGAACATGGAAAAGCAAACCCCAAGTCCAAGTAAATTGTAGCTGTGAGTTACGTTGTTTAACCaagttgaattattatatattaattcacaAGTCAAACGCGTTTCATACGGCCGTCAATGTAGAACAAGTCACTCTAATATTTTGACCATCTAATTATGTTATATCTATAATTCTTATTGCACTTCTGGAGTGCCGTGATGCTTTTGCATGTTCCATGCATGCAAATGGGTAGGTGATAATGACCCACACACCCACATATATATGGCCTTTCAATTCTCCCACACTTGATTTTGCTTTACCAGGTCACAGTTGTCCAGCTGTAAACCCATCGTTTTACACGCTACACTCAAATTATTCCTCTGAATTATCTTGCTTTAAAC
This sequence is a window from Gossypium raimondii isolate GPD5lz chromosome 5, ASM2569854v1, whole genome shotgun sequence. Protein-coding genes within it:
- the LOC105770066 gene encoding LOW QUALITY PROTEIN: respiratory burst oxidase homolog protein D (The sequence of the model RefSeq protein was modified relative to this genomic sequence to represent the inferred CDS: inserted 1 base in 1 codon), giving the protein MRNDDGRGAYSENNSDTESIASDRATFSGPLVLGGGGGGVSNKKSSKKSTRFNLPPEITMAKTNSTRSAASLAGADNDDSYVEITLDIRDDSVAVHSVQGAGGGNEDPELALLAKKTLENKSASFRSYLLRNTSNRIKQVSQELKQVLSRRPSNTGRRFDRTKSAAAHALKGLKFITTKTGGSGNGWSSVEKRFNDLTASTNGVLHQSQFAECIGMNQSKEFATELFQALARRHNVTGDSINKIQLKQFWDQISDESFDSRLQTFFDMVDKDADGRITEEEVREIISLSASANKLSTIQKQAEEYAALIMEELDPDNAGYIMIYNLETLLLQAPNQSVRVGDSRILSQMLSQKLKPTQENNPIKRLYQKTKYFILDNWQRIWVMMLWLGIVGGLFAYKFVQYRNKAAFDVMGYCVCIAKGGAETLKFNMALILLPVCRNTITWLRNKTKMGVVVPFDDNLNFHKVIAVGITVGVILHGGAHLTCDFPRLLHATEEEYEPMETYFGEDQPSNYWWFVKGVEGVTGIIMVVLMAIAFTLATPWFRRNKLNLPKFLKKLTGFNAFWYSHHLFIIVYALLIVHGYYLYLTKTWYQKTTWMYVAVPVILYACERLTRAFRSSIKAVKILKVAVYPGNVLSLHMSKPQGFKYKSGQYMFVNCSAVSQFEWHPFSITSAPGDDYVSVHIRTLGDWTRQLKTVFSEVCQPPAAGKSGLLRAEGDNTSFPKILIDGPYGAPAQDYKKYDVVLLVGLGIGATPMISIVKDIINNMRMEDDSFPGSGLENGNYNNNNNKSKGFKTRKAYFYWVTREQGSFEWFKGIMNEVAEMDEKRVIELHNYCTSVYEEGDARSALITMLQSLHHAKNGVDVVSGTRVKSHFAKPNWRQXLQKIALHHPDARIGVFYCGAPALTKELRQLASDFSHKTSTKFEFHKENF